A window of the Ostrea edulis chromosome 1, xbOstEdul1.1, whole genome shotgun sequence genome harbors these coding sequences:
- the LOC125668108 gene encoding sodium-dependent phosphate transport protein 2B-like, with amino-acid sequence MELENTTKSKDESTIRENTQMTLEKVDPWAVTLNLEETASWKELSAAKRAKLLISIVVKTIILLAFVYFFICALGFLTNAFQLLGGETNAKIFKENEVVSNPVAGLMIGVLATALIQSSSTTISIIIAMAGTKTIPVKQTIPIIMGSNIGTTVTNTIVSLAQAGSREEFRKAFGAAVIHDVFNWMCVIVLLPLEVASGYLFHLTKELVESIDVSSSSKTKKDLLKTITKPFIRLFVQIDKKALKCKAVHINGTTRSVLKRWCDKIKGTSNLGETCFPQNATGNNRCKNLFAFTDLSDEEVGIILTIVAFLLIVLCLFVVVKLLNSLFKGTMASLVKRFINADFPGKLGCVTGYVAILIGTGMTMVIQSSSVFTSTLTPLVGVGIVSLERMYPLTIGANIGTTVTGILAALAVSESEVHLTLQVALCHLFFNITGTLIYYPIPFMRKPPIYIAKGLGNTTAQYRWFAVLYLIGMFFVLPTAVFGLSLAGPLTFMAVGIPLLTILVIVIFVNILQVKAPKCLPRKLRNWELLPLWLHSLEPYDRMIGKFMCMQCCKNCQDEKQILKR; translated from the exons ATGGAACTGGAAAACACAACAAAATCTAAG gatGAAAGTACCATCCGCGAAAACACTCAAATGACCTTGGAAAAGGTTGACCCATGGGCAGTTACACTCAATTTGGAAGAAACCGCCAGTTGGAAAG AGTTATCTGCAGCAAAGCGTGCGAAGCTGTTGATTTCAATAGTAGTGAAGACAATCATTTTGCTGGCGTTTGTGTACTTCTTCATTTGTGCTCTTGGATTTCTAACCAATGCATTTCAACTTCTTGGAg GTGAAACGAATGCCAAAATTTTCAAGGAAAACGAGGTGGTGTCCAATCCAGTAGCAGGATTAATGATTGGTGTTCTCGCCACAGCATTGATACAAAGTTCATCGACAACCATATCAATAATTATTGCGATGGCTGGAACTAAAA CCATTCCAGTGAAGCAAACTATTCCTATCATCATGGGCTCTAACATCGGAACCACGGTGACCAATACAATTGTTTCACTGGCTCAGGCGGGGTCACGTGAGGAATTCCGAAAGGCTTTTGGTGCCGCTGTAATTCATGACGTATTTAACTGGATGTGCGTTATCGTTCTTCTTCCACTTGAAGTAGCTTCTGGGTATCTATTCCACTTAACAAAAGAATTAGTGGAATCCATAGACGTTTCCAGTTCATCAAAGACCAAGAAAGACTTGCTGAAGACCATTACAAAACCATTTATTCGTTTATTTGTCCAG ATTGACAAAAAGGCACTAAAGTGTAAGGCAGTACATATAAACGGCACAACGAGATCAGTTCTCAAGAGATGGTGCGACAAAATCAAGGGCACCTCGAATCTTGGAG AAACCTGCTTTCCTCAAAATGCAACTGGTAACAATCGTTGTAAGAACCTGTTTGCCTTCACAGACCTTTCTGACGAGGAAGTTGGAATTATTCTAACCATTGTAGCATTTCTGCTGATAGTCTTGTGCCTATTCGTCGTTGTGAAACTTTTGAATTCCTTGTTTAAAGGAACCATGGCTTCTCTCGTGAAGCGTTTCATTAACGCTGATTTTCCCGGGAAACTAGGATGTGTGACAGGATATGTTGCCATACTGATCGGAACAG GTATGACGATGGTTATTCAGAGTAGTTCTGTGTTTACCTCAACGTTGACACCACTTGTTGGAGTGGGGATCGTATCCTTGGAAAGGATGTACCCTCTTACAATAGGAGCCAACATTGGAACAACTGTCACCGGTATTTTGGCGGCATTAGCTGTGTCTGAATCGGAGGTTCATTTAACATTGCAAGTGGCTCTCTGTCACTTATTCTTCAACATCACTGGAACACTTATCTATTATCCAATTCCTTTTATGCGCAAGCCCCCCATTTACATCGCGAAAGGACTTGGCAACACAACTGCCCAGTATCGGTGGTTTGCGGTCTTGTACCTTATTGGCATGTTTTTCGTACTTCCCACGGCGGTTTTTGGCTTATCGCTGGCAGGTCCTCTAACGTTCATGGCAGTTGGAATACCGTTGTTGACCATTCTAGTAATAGTGATCtttgtcaacattttgcaagTGAAAGCACCTAAGTGTCTTCCTAGAAAACTACGAAACTGGGAGTTGTTGCCTTTATGGCTACATTCTTTGGAGCCTTACGATAGAATGATTGGCAAATTCATGTGCATGCAATGTTGCAAGAATTGCCAGGATGAGAAACAGATCTTGAAACGTTGA